One segment of Sphingobacteriales bacterium DNA contains the following:
- the cysN gene encoding sulfate adenylyltransferase subunit CysN — protein sequence MPQTTLTDSQNTYMNMELLRFTSAGSVDDGKSTLIGRLLYDTKSIFEDQYDAIKSASERRGEEYVNLALLTDGLKAEREQGITIDVAYRYFATPRRKFIIADTPGHIQYTRNMVTGASTANLAIILVDARKGIIEQTKRHAFIASLLGIPHVALCINKMDLVDYSQEVYDSIRTDFEDFSSKLRIVDIHYLPISALLGDNVVNRSERMNWYQGPTLLYLLETIHISGDLNRIDARFPVQYVLRPQRTEFHDYRGYAGRMEGGTLRVGDEVMTLPSGFTSRIKSIDTLDGSLQEAFAPMSVSITLENEIDISRGDMIVRASNVPHQGQDIEAMICWMSDKPLQINGKYILRHTSKETRCVIKDIKYKMDINHLSRIEDDKIIGLNDIGRISLRTMNPLFYDSYNRNRYTGSFIIIDEGTFETVGAGLIK from the coding sequence ATGCCGCAAACAACCCTCACCGACAGCCAAAATACTTATATGAATATGGAACTGCTGCGCTTTACTTCTGCCGGCAGTGTGGACGATGGCAAAAGCACCCTTATCGGGCGTTTGCTTTACGATACCAAATCCATTTTTGAAGACCAATACGATGCCATTAAAAGTGCCAGCGAACGCCGCGGCGAAGAATATGTAAATTTGGCATTGCTCACCGATGGACTGAAAGCCGAGCGCGAGCAAGGCATCACTATTGATGTGGCTTACCGCTATTTTGCCACGCCACGCCGCAAATTCATTATCGCCGACACACCCGGACATATTCAATATACCCGCAATATGGTGACGGGTGCATCTACTGCCAACTTAGCGATTATTTTGGTAGATGCCCGCAAAGGCATTATTGAACAAACCAAACGCCACGCTTTTATTGCTTCGTTGTTGGGCATTCCGCATGTGGCATTGTGCATCAATAAAATGGATTTGGTGGATTACAGTCAGGAAGTGTATGACAGCATCAGAACCGATTTTGAAGATTTTTCGTCAAAATTGCGCATTGTGGATATTCACTACCTGCCTATTAGTGCCTTGTTGGGCGATAATGTAGTAAATCGTTCGGAACGCATGAACTGGTATCAAGGTCCTACGCTCTTATATTTGCTCGAAACTATTCATATTTCGGGCGACCTCAACCGCATTGATGCGCGTTTTCCGGTACAATATGTGCTGCGCCCGCAACGCACCGAATTTCACGATTATCGCGGCTACGCCGGACGCATGGAAGGCGGCACGCTGCGCGTAGGCGACGAAGTAATGACTTTGCCTTCGGGCTTTACGAGCCGCATCAAAAGCATCGACACCCTCGACGGCAGCCTGCAAGAAGCCTTTGCACCTATGTCGGTGAGCATTACGCTGGAAAATGAAATAGACATCAGTCGCGGCGATATGATTGTGCGTGCCAGCAATGTGCCGCATCAAGGGCAAGACATAGAAGCCATGATATGCTGGATGAGCGATAAGCCTCTGCAAATCAACGGAAAATACATATTAAGACATACCAGCAAAGAAACGCGCTGTGTGATAAAAGATATTAAATACAAAATGGACATCAACCATTTGAGCCGCATAGAAGATGATAAAATCATCGGCTTAAACGACATCGGACGCATTTCGCTGCGTACCATGAATCCTTTGTTTTACGACTCCTACAACCGCAATCGCTACACTGGCAGTTTTATTATCATAGACGAAGGCACTTTTGAAACCGTAGGTGCGGGCTTAATCAAATAA
- a CDS encoding DUF2490 domain-containing protein, translating to MKKYIITGCLMIMLLLPLVMKAQASPLHQYSDNVNAWLMYFGDHKVSDKWGVHIEAQWRRNDVLEYWQQLLLRTGINYHINPSVFATVGYSYVNTYPYGDFPVKSTFPEHRIWEQLQIKTPLNRIEWVSRFRLEQRFLHLPYLNTSTNIYEPNKDATYINRFRLFNRFSLPFKGKTISDKNFYATVYDEILISFGKNVAANMFDQNRLYGAIGYKIPKIGKLEVGYLLQTILKSDGIKMERNHTLQVGLFSNVDFYKKKNN from the coding sequence ATGAAAAAATATATAATAACGGGGTGTCTGATGATAATGTTATTGCTACCTTTGGTGATGAAAGCACAAGCTTCGCCTTTGCACCAGTATTCCGACAACGTGAATGCTTGGCTGATGTATTTCGGCGACCATAAAGTATCGGACAAATGGGGCGTACACATAGAGGCACAATGGCGCAGAAACGACGTGCTTGAATATTGGCAACAATTGTTGTTGCGCACGGGTATCAATTATCATATCAACCCTTCCGTATTTGCTACTGTGGGCTATAGCTATGTAAACACCTATCCTTATGGCGATTTTCCGGTGAAATCAACTTTTCCCGAACATCGGATATGGGAGCAACTTCAGATAAAAACACCACTCAACCGCATAGAGTGGGTGAGTCGTTTTCGTTTGGAGCAACGTTTTTTACATTTGCCCTATCTTAATACATCTACCAATATCTACGAGCCAAATAAAGATGCCACTTACATCAATCGCTTTCGTTTATTCAACCGTTTTTCCTTGCCTTTTAAAGGAAAAACTATCAGCGATAAAAATTTTTATGCTACTGTATATGACGAAATCCTGATTAGTTTCGGTAAAAATGTAGCAGCAAATATGTTTGACCAAAACCGCCTATATGGAGCAATCGGTTACAAAATTCCGAAAATAGGCAAGTTAGAAGTCGGTTATTTGTTACAAACAATTCTGAAAAGCGATGGCATCAAAATGGAAAGAAACCATACGCTTCAGGTGGGTTTATTCTCTAATGTAGATTTTTATAAAAAGAAAAATAATTAA
- a CDS encoding SulP family inorganic anion transporter: protein MANPSLNNISSANTTPKILPKDGLAGLQENFSTDIVSGFIVFLLALPLSLGIAKASDFPPLMGLVSAIIGGILVSFLAGSRLTIKGPAAGLIVIVVGAVSDFGGGETGWHLALGAMVVAGIIQILFGVFKFGKLVDFFPLSAVHGMLAAIGMIIILKQIPVLLDVDPAMAKGKDPFELLASLPEFFSHLDPKATAIGVVSFLVMMFWNDVAKGFLKKIPAPLIVLLIAIPAELAMDFQHTEPSYALVHIGNLLENIKINVDFSGMQQMGLFIKYVVMFALVGSLESLLTVKAIDMMDPYKRKSNANKDLIAIGIGNTLSAVLGGLPMISEVARSSANVNNGAKTRWANFFHGFFILVFVLLAAPLIELIPNTALAAMLISVGIKLAHPKEFIHIFEIGKEQLAIFLVTIFFTLYEDLLVGIAAGILLEIIIHVANGAPLSNLFKVPATVSFNDGTYLVEVDKCAIFSNYLGLKSKLEAIPSGQHIVLNFNNTCLVDHSVMESIHHFEHNYQEHGGIFEIVGLEEHEPLSKHKRSARKKKLVVTQ from the coding sequence ATGGCTAATCCTTCTTTAAATAATATATCTTCTGCCAATACTACGCCTAAAATTTTGCCAAAAGATGGCTTGGCGGGCTTGCAGGAAAATTTTTCTACCGATATAGTATCGGGTTTTATTGTGTTTTTATTGGCATTGCCACTGAGTTTGGGTATTGCCAAAGCATCTGATTTTCCGCCTTTGATGGGCTTGGTATCAGCCATTATCGGGGGTATTTTGGTGAGTTTTCTGGCGGGTTCGCGCTTGACCATCAAAGGACCTGCCGCCGGTTTGATTGTAATTGTGGTGGGTGCAGTGAGCGACTTCGGCGGCGGCGAAACTGGCTGGCATTTAGCATTGGGAGCGATGGTTGTAGCGGGCATTATTCAAATTTTATTCGGTGTATTCAAATTTGGAAAATTGGTGGATTTCTTTCCACTTTCTGCCGTACATGGTATGTTGGCGGCTATCGGTATGATTATCATTTTGAAACAAATACCGGTACTTTTAGATGTAGATCCGGCAATGGCAAAAGGTAAAGACCCTTTTGAATTGCTGGCTTCGCTGCCCGAATTTTTTAGTCACTTAGACCCCAAAGCCACCGCTATCGGTGTAGTGAGTTTTTTGGTGATGATGTTTTGGAACGATGTGGCGAAGGGCTTTCTGAAAAAAATTCCCGCTCCTCTCATTGTACTGCTCATCGCCATTCCCGCCGAATTAGCGATGGATTTTCAGCATACCGAGCCGTCTTATGCGTTGGTACATATTGGCAATTTGCTCGAAAATATCAAAATCAATGTGGATTTTTCGGGTATGCAACAAATGGGACTGTTTATTAAATATGTGGTGATGTTTGCTTTGGTGGGTTCTTTGGAGTCTTTGCTCACAGTGAAGGCGATAGATATGATGGATCCTTACAAACGCAAATCCAACGCCAACAAAGACCTCATCGCCATTGGTATCGGCAATACTTTGTCTGCCGTTTTGGGCGGTTTACCTATGATTTCGGAAGTAGCGCGTAGTTCAGCCAATGTAAACAACGGTGCAAAAACACGCTGGGCAAATTTCTTTCACGGCTTTTTTATTTTGGTTTTTGTATTGTTGGCAGCACCGCTTATTGAGTTAATTCCGAACACGGCATTGGCGGCTATGCTTATCAGCGTGGGTATCAAATTGGCGCACCCCAAAGAGTTTATTCATATTTTTGAAATAGGAAAAGAGCAACTTGCTATCTTTTTGGTAACTATTTTCTTTACACTCTATGAAGATTTATTGGTAGGTATAGCGGCAGGTATTTTGCTAGAAATCATCATTCATGTTGCCAATGGAGCACCTTTATCCAATTTATTCAAAGTACCCGCTACGGTATCTTTCAACGATGGTACTTATTTGGTAGAAGTAGATAAATGCGCTATTTTCTCCAATTATCTCGGACTGAAATCAAAATTAGAAGCCATACCTTCCGGTCAGCATATCGTTCTCAATTTCAACAACACCTGCTTAGTGGATCATTCGGTGATGGAGAGTATTCACCATTTTGAACATAACTATCAGGAACATGGCGGCATTTTTGAAATAGTGGGTTTAGAAGAACACGAACCACTTTCCAAACACAAACGTTCGGCACGCAAAAAGAAATTAGTTGTAACCCAATAA